In Leptidea sinapis chromosome 18, ilLepSina1.1, whole genome shotgun sequence, a genomic segment contains:
- the LOC126969650 gene encoding peptidyl-tRNA hydrolase ICT1, mitochondrial, with the protein MAFMPIRLVRCLALQKNSYCTLLQRSLAYKSSISLDTLYPNSSLKLSTPSFTPNPNEKFSGYVPIEKLDITYSASSGPGGQNVNKVHTKVDLRFKVSEADWIPQEIREKILEMHGNKLTKEGYIVFRSDTTRSQQLNLADCLQKLRTLIRNAAVSERKPSPETEERIRQRHLRAARLRVTLKREESVRRELQRPPPRLDL; encoded by the exons ATGGCATTTATGCCGATAAGGTTGGTGCGCTGTTTAGCGCTTCAGAAAAATTCATATTGCACTTTATTGCAGAGATCATTGGCATACAAAAGTTCCATATCTCTAGACACCTTATATCCAAATAGCTCACTGAAGCTGAGCACTCCATCATTC ACTCCAAATCCAAATGAGAAGTTCTCTGGTTATGTTCCAATTGAGAAGTTAGATATAACCTACAGTGCTAGCTCGGGTCCAGGTGGACAGAATGTTAATAAA GTTCATACAAAGGTTGATTTAAGATTTAAAGTAAGTGAGGCGGACTGGATTCCACAAGAGATACGGGAAAAAATACTGGAAATG CATGGCAATAAGCTGACCAAGGAGGGTTATATCGTCTTCCGGTCAGACACCACACGCTCCCAGCAGCTAAATCTGGCCGACTGCCTGCAGAAGTTGAGAACACTCATACGTAATGCTGCAGTTTCGGAGAGAAAACCCTCTCCAGAGACAGAAGAACGGATAAGGCAGAG ACACCTGCGCGCGGCCCGGCTGAGGGTGACCCTGAAGCGAGAGGAGAGCGTGCGCCGGGAGCTGCAGCGACCGCCACCTCGCCTGGACTTATGA